Within the Glycine soja cultivar W05 chromosome 3, ASM419377v2, whole genome shotgun sequence genome, the region TTTGCTCTCTCTATAACATATTTGATACACCGATATCTTGCTCGTCCAGGACcacttgaaaaccattttgttaGCACCTTGTGATGAAATGAAGGAATTTTCCGCCTCAATACAGATTCAGCTACAGCTTCAACTGAATATAAGTTCAGCTTAACTTCTCCACGGATCAATCGCCATGCATTCAGGACAATTCTGCCTCCTATATGAACTCCACTAGCATGTGTCCGTCCCCATTCATCCTCAATTATTGAATTTTCTGGCACGCAACAATCTCGACTAGGGGTATCATGGATGTCCAGTTCCAAGATATCTTTTTCATAAGTTTTGCTATCTTCAGAAGCAATCAAAGACTCAGATGGAGTGCGAGACACATTATTAAGTAATCCCAAACCAAGATGTGATGCCCTTTCTGCCAGAAAACCAAGAGAACTCCCTTGAATATCCCAACCCATCAAAATATCTGGGTCAGATGAAGACACAATCTTTATAAATTCTTTTAACAAGAGTTTCTCATCAGTGAAGACCAATATTTTACAGCCAAATAGACCATCAAAACTTCTGCAAACCAATGAAGATTAagaacaacaatttttttaacatgatcATCCTGTAAGAGATATAGTGTATActgatttacaaaatttatcaaCAATAGAAAACTTATCAAGAGAATAAGTATACAAAGAGAAATCACAATACCTCTGACAAGGTACATATTTACTATGTAAAAGAACTAGAACTTCAACAATAGAATCACCGTCATTCTGAAAACCAAGAGCTACAATGTTGATGGCATCAAATTGAGGATCGGGTAAAAGGTCTCCTCTACATTCTGCAAGAATCTACCAGTTGCAGTCAAATTAGACCTATGTGAGAAACAAGACTACAAAGATGTTCatttaaaaaagacaaataacaAAAGACgcttgtttaaaatttaaaaatattattcaaaaataataaaagtaaaaaataaataaaaatttaataacaagCAATAAAAGACAAATAGATTCCCTAGTTCCtattataaaaaagattttgatccctcaacaacaacaacaagggcAGTCCAATCTCCAATACCTCTATACTAAGTAATGTCAATTGCTGTCCACAGCCAACACTTGCAGGGTCTCGAAATCCAATTTGACTTAGAGGGGTAAAACTTGATTTTCTATCAGGGTCTGATATCTGAGAAATATCTTGTGAGTCATCTAGGCATGCtttcactctttctgtttgtccTTCTCCATTGCATGGAGGCTTATTTTCTGTATCAGAATCTTGATACAGCTTAGGCCTAAGAGGAGGTTCAGTCTCAGAAGCACATTTTGGAACATCCTTGTCCTCTGCATCTGTTTCTTGATGTGTATGATCAGGAATGTTCCCTGATGACAGAAGATTAGTATAACCAGTTCCAGGGATTAACTTGTCATAATTGTTAGAtgcgttactattttattttcaaaagctGTAAAAGCTTGTAAAACAAGCTCTCTTTAATTACTAATATTCAGAACAATGTTTGTCTGAAAAAGACATGAACTACATTCTTCACCTTTATTTCTATCTTTTCTAGTTAACAATAATTAACTGGTTgggaaaaaaaaaccaacattTTGCCAGAAAATTTTCCAGCGAGTACATTATACCAATTTGGAAAAACATTGTATGTTTTTCTTTAGTGAATTTCCTAGAGTAAGTAACATGGGTAAAAACAAATCACTGATCAGGTATGAAATGCACATATGGTTTAGTAGATACCTCTCTTGTTACAAAGTAACCATCTATGCACAGTACCCACAGAAGGAGGCAAAATATTAGGAGTTAATAGGTATAGGTGAGAACCATCATTTTGATAGTGGGTCGAGACACTCTTTGTACCATTAGATGTAAGGGTTTTAACTGTAACATACTCATTGCAAGTCTCCATCCCTTTCTGAGAATCCCTTGCAGATATCGGAAGAAAGTCATCCAGAACATCCCCTTCAAGAAATAAACAAGCTGGTGTGAAGTTTCATCAAACACACAGTAAGATCAGATCAGAGAACTTAGATAAATAACAAACTAAACTCAACAACCAACACCAAGCCTCATCCCACTAGGTGGGTATCAGCTACATAACATACTAACATTGAGTGTagaaattttttcataaaatgcctTACTACCTGGGTCAATTAAGTCACCAAGATTCATGAGGATGATAGTGTGCCTCTAAACATGTATATGATTAAGATGAACATATAAAAATTCAAGTTTCTAGTAACATGAGGAGGAAGACCATGAATAAAATGATAGCAGTTTGTAAATGTTTGCTAGCCTCATGAGTTTCTGTCAGAAATTAACATTAATACTATTTCCTAAGTGTCTTCCAGCAAAACCGATGCCAAAAAAGCAGTCATCCAGCagtgaaaagaaattttttctaTCAAAGTTTATTTCAAAAGTTAATTCAAATTATTGACAATGTAgtaatttcaaataaatcagcatttaataaaattatcaaatcaaTGAAGAGTGAGAAGTCAATATATGAAAGGATATCTGCTATAAACTTTTCTTAAATGGCTGGAGCTCCAGACAGGATAGAGCAACATAAAAGCACCATCTCAGTTTCCTTTGTATGAGCTGTGTACTGGTCATCCCAGAGAATGGTAAGTTATGTgccacaaaaaaatattaaaagaggcTGACTgactattaatatttaatacataaCCTAGCATGAGAGAGGCTCTATTGTTTAACAAGGCATTCCATGAAACTGCATCACAGATTCACCAAAAATCCTTCGGGGAAACACAGACCCAAAACCAATTCAATGTATACAGGAAAAATAGAGACAaatgcaaataaggaaaaaccGAGGAAATTGGGTTAAAGAGGGTAAAGTTAAAACCTGGCATTTCATCAGAGCTGTCCTCATCCAAATGAAAATGGGTATTAGAGGTTGTTGGCAAGGTCAAAGTACCTTCAAGAGTCTTATCAGCCAGGGGGTTCTTGCCTGTGGTTATTTCAGTTAATTTAATAGTCTCATGCAACAAATTTTCACCCAGCTTTTGAGTATCCACTTTTTCACTTAACAATACTTGCACATCACTTGCAGCATTTTTCTCCACAGAATTCTCACAAAACGTCATCTGATCATGTTGCACAAAAGATCTGCTTCCATGAGAACTTTGATCCATGAATTTGTCAGACACTTTATCATCAATGAAGGAGCTCTGCACACTACTTGAAGCAGAAGTATCAGTTTGTGGAGTCCTCTCAGAAGCtctgactgtatgaacagaagCTGTTCTCGACCGTGTGTCCAAGAGGGGATTTTGGGTACAGGCATCAGAAGCTACAGGTTTTGTAAAAGTTGTGCCAACCTTAAGGTTTTCACCCCTACAAACCATAGATGGGTCTATGGAATTGATTAAGTATAATTTTTCAGGCTTTTGGAGGCCTGGTCCCCCATGCATTAAAGCAGACTCTCCATTTGTACAGTTCCTCAACACTGAACTTGCTTCCAAACCTTCTATTTCATGTTGACCAAAATATTCATCTTTTGGCCGGCTAGTAGCTTGTAAAAGACAGTCACTGCCAGCTGGAAGGGGCATTTTCCCATGCACTAAATTAGCATGATTGCTAACTTCACATTCACAATTCTTCTGGTGTTCCATTTCTTCTTCATCAGTTTGCATTGTTTTTAAATCCAGCTGTTTTTGCCAAAGGCATGCATTTTGTTCCTCATGCCTGTCTAAAAGAAGCTTTTTAGTAGTTCCAGACTCACAGTCAGCTTGTTCAACTCGATAGGATCGCTTTCGCCTCATCAAGTCCCGCAAAGAGCAGTTAACCAATTTGTGTACTTCTTTGGAATCTGAAGCATCTCTGCCCTTGTTCCTTATAAAACAAGCACCATTTCTAACCTCATTTCTGTTTAAGTAATTTGAGTGAGCAGAATCTCCAGTCTCACTTTCAAATGGATGAGTCACAAGTAAAGTAGCATGCTCTCCATCATTATTAGCTTTATCAATTGAGGAAAAAGGCAAAGACCCCCATTGTTTAttccttttatctttaataaGTGTACTTGTGTCAGTATTGGGCAGTACATGGTGCTCAGAAGCCCTTGTGTATTCACTGTTTATCTCTACTAGAGAAGAGGTTCCAGCCAAACTATCACGTGGACTTGAGAACTCATCATCATTAGAACCATCAACTTGAGGTAACATACTGCTTGATGAAGCTCCAATAGGACAATAGTGATCCAAGGAATGAGAGGGTTTTTCATTTGGTAACTCCAACTCAAGCATATCATCAATTGAATCTAGAATATCCTGACACTCCTTTTGGGACTCATTCTCATAAGCAATATTAGCTTCCTCCAGCACCTTATCAATTGTTGCAGCAGGTAACAAGGGAGTCAAGATTGTTTCATAAACAAGTTCATCGTCAGAGTTTATATCCTCTGCAGCTTGAGAAGTTGCAAGCCACTTAAGAATATTTTGTGCTTCCTTATCAGCAGCCTAAAAAGCAGGAAATAcagaaatgaaagagaaaaatttaatacaccaaattgtttaataaaagaaaatcaaaggtTGAACAGAGCCATGATAAATCAAACATTCATATGTCTCCATTTAGTCCTAAAGATATTGTTCCTGGattgtttttaagaaaaacgagaaatttaaaaatgagtACATTATTTCCTTATTCCTTTAACCGGTTATTCTGAAATTTTCAATAATTCATATacagttttaaatatatataatatggaaaaaatgaatccattaataaaaataaggaaACTATTTCCtgcatataaaatttatataattttttcaactCTTGTTGAGGAGGGTAAGCAATGCATGAAATCATTGGGATTAATGTTCAGATATACTACAGCATGTGAATGTGCACCAGCAGAATAGTTAAAATTTACACAATTTAGTAATTAAGATCTAGACAAtcagcataaaaaaaatattaatgaaggtAGTTGATTACATGCAAGCATTTACAGATAGATAGAGGATTTGACATAAAACAATCCGTCTGAATTGATCTTTCATGGGATCCTGACTACATGCAGAGCAATTGATCACATTCAtaacaagatatattttgagaaAGGGATGGGAGAAAAAGTACTTTTGTTAGGTTGCAGGCAACATATACATAATTGGAAGAAAACCTACACAGCCCATAATAAACACTATTCAACAATACCCAATCCCTGATGAAGATTATTTTGTTAAAGAACAAGGTAAGCATAATTATGACATATCTTGTTATACTATACATAGAAGAAAAATCATGGAAAAAGTTACTGCCTTTATGTCCAATGTTCCAATCATTTCAGATGAAGGGATTTCATCCATAGTCAACATTTCAAGATTTGCATCAGTCCCTTCCTCATGCAATTTGGCATTTTTGCATAATGAAGCTGGTGGTGATGCCGAGCCTATTATGTCTGTTTCTCTGCAACGATTCAATGTTTGTTATGTTTCACATCATGTGAAAActttaatgaattttctatCATGTAATATACAAACCTCAATTCCTTCGCAGAAAAAGTACAAAATAAAGAGGTTTCAGCTTCACTGCacaattcaataaattttttctcaaaGTCAAGACCAACAGAGAGAAGTTTCATAACATCTTCTGGTAGTGGTTTGCCAGGATCAGAAGGCATGGTAGCCTCATGAACCCCATTCCGTTTCTGTTGCTCCTGAAACAATACAAGGCAATtaatttacacaaaaaaaaaaaacagacaagATAACATGTAACTAGAGATATAGAAAGATTAAACATGATAGGCTACCTCCCATATTGGTACAAGTGACTGAACCATGTTGACATCTGAGCATGTTTGTGAGAGAGATGAATACATTTTAAATTGCTGATTAAGTATCTCTGCCACAACAGACATGTTTTCATAATAAGGAATATGACAGTAGCAAAAGACACCATTACATATTTAAGTATATATGTGTGCATGCACATTTGTGTTGTGACAGAATGGCCATGAAACCAGACAAACCATCCACAGAAGTATCTCCTTCAAGCTCACAGATACTTTGACGTTTAGGACAGTGAGCCTCATCATTTGACAAAGCACCGGATTTGCTTGGGGGTGACCACATCCACTCAGATGAGATCGTGGAAGACATCCACAATTTTGACTCTAAACATGCATGAGCATCTGAATctgcctaataaaaaaattacaatatcaaATATAAACAAAGGGACatgtatcatcaaaataaaaaacagttaGGTGGTTTAACAATAAAGGGAAATTAGGGTGACTAGAAAGCTAAAAACATGAAAGTCAACACACCTTTCTATGCTGATCATCGGTATTTAATTTCTTGCAAGTGTCAGGAATGGGGTAGCGGAACTTCATCTTTGATAGGTGCAAATGACCCATGCCATACAAGTTGTAATCAACCTAATACAGCAAAAGAAAGCATATACATctacaaacataaaataaaactaagcaAAAATGTGCTACACGATTTTGCATTTGGGCTATAAGGCAATCAAGTGAGAGAACATTGATGGACAAACACATTCAGTTGATCTGTTCACATAAGCAGCCATAggtataatttataagaaaaggaaaaacataaaattagacAGATCAATTTCAGAAGATGAATGCAGCCATATACATAAAATTCGGGGTTTGTATGATGCTATGTTAATTTAATCAGAAAATCATCATATCATGCTTAGTTGGACTTAAACTTTCAGATACAGAAAAACATATGAAAGTACATACCAGAAACTGAAGAATAAAGGGAATATGTGATTCATAAGGCTGTAAACTTTTATCAAGAACAGCACCAGCCTGAAAAAGGAAAtgtcaagatgaaagattatTCAGTGTAACATCAAACTAAGATGTACTTAATTCAATAAAGACTTTCCACAAAGTGATAACTGAGGTACAAGAATCAAGCTTAGCTAAGTATAAGTAATGTCCAGAAATTGTACCAAGAGAAGATTAGCTGCACGGGAGACATCTTGAGGATAATATCTTAAGCATCAGTCAAGGCTTACTCTTTTTTGGGTAAGGTTTCCATGATTTAAGCATGCAATCATCCTGGCTTGTACATACAAGTGGTACATATGCATGCTGTGCAACTATGCATGTGGAAACATATtgcaaatacaaaaatattaacaaagtaTCTGAATAGTGGATACAGGTATATCTTTACAAATAACTCCTCAAGTGAATGATAGCCATAAAATTTCCTTGCTCGTACAAGGCTGCATCCATGTACATGTTGTCTACTTGAACCAGCATTGCCTTTAAGCTGTAGAAGTTGCAACCAAATTTGATGCCACATCTTTAATATGAGAAACTATATGTACAAagcataaacaaataaaaaaagagaggcTAAAATAGAGAGTACAAAACACATTCTAACTCAAGCAAGGATACCTTTAAGGCTTTCTCAAGAGAAGCAGCTACCTTATAGGTGAATGCATCACCTGTACAACATCCAGAAAATTTATTCCGCTTATCAAGTCACTAAATGAAAATGTGAGATTTATTTGAAGCATAAATACTGATGGAAGTTAGATAAATCAAAAGCATCATCCAGATGATTAAAAATTGGCCTACaaagtaaaaaagagaaaagaaaaaataaataaaacttgcGTATCGAATAATAAAACAGTTAAATATAAGTAACTTATTTACCAGAACCATTAGACAAATGAAATCCAACAAactcaaacacaacaatatataAAGATACAAAAAAAACTTGATGTAGACAAAACAAGGACCAGTCAATAAGACTTGCTATTACCTGAGTCCAGTTGAAGTGGTATATCTGAACACGGCACATACAAATAGGGTAAAGCCTACAAAGAATAATATGGACAAACAATTTTAAGTGTAACAATAGTACCATACGAAAGAAACAGTAACAACTTTTCTTATTACAAAGAGGTAGAATTAAAACTGTTGCATTGCATTGCATTATGGTAACAAAATTGCTAGCAATTGAACTCCGGGGCGCTTTGTAGGGGAGAAATTTTCACTATCCTAGGAATTCTAACTTGGGAAACTTAATTTCCCACGGTTGGTACACATTGTTAAGAAACATATTCCCGAAAAACTATGATTCCTAGGAATCGTTTTTAACTCACATTCCCACAATAACATTCTCGTGGAGGGGGGGTGGGAATCATACTTTCCCAagcttaatttttgttttactttattaAAAACATCATGTTactcttattaaattatttaatgtgataaataattaCAGTTACGGATAAAAATATCAAGTAACTCTTTGATTTAtagaaaacttatttaaaaactCTCAATAGTCAACCAAACAAATTTTCTTCATTCCCAGGAAACATGGTTATCAGGATTCATGATTCCCAGGCATGAAAATATTTCTCCCCTACCAAACGCCCCCTTGAGTggaaaataaaagggaagtataTACGAACCATAACTAACTAAGAATCttgtttcttaataaaaaaaatggtttaaaaGACAGAGAAATTTCATGTGCGATCTTACTCGATGAATGTGCAAGCAAGTCTTCTGGCCAGCAGGAGTAGGACCATACACTCTTATCACAGGCACTTCATTCACCTTTCCACcttagtaaaagaaaagaaaaacgaaACAGTGAAACGCAAACTAGTGCAGCATGAGATGAACACTGAAGCTTCGAAATGCGGAATGAAACCCAAAATTGTTGTCGTTTGTTCCTTGGAAGTTCAATTTTACTTAGAAAGTGAAATGAATTAGGGTTGGTGTGGTACCGTGGAAGCTGCTATAACAGATATCAGCGTCGGGGATGGGCGGTGCCATGTAATAGTCGATGGTGACAATCCGAATGCTAAAAATCTCTGAATTGGACTGTGAATCTGACATGCTTTTGTTTCTCAAACTTTTGGTTTCTTCGGTGAAAGAAGAGTGAAagcaagagaaaatgaaagcgGAGAAAGCtttggtttatttattttggcgCTAGGTGGTTGGAGAAGTTTTCAACTTAAAAGCTTCTCTCCAActcttagtgtttttttttttttggcgcTACGAGGTAAGGGCAGGAATGGAATGGAATGGAGCAGGCCCAACTTCGGCCCAAAAATTATCAACCGGTTCAATTCAGCCCAAACTTATGTGTTTTGTTAAGGAAAAAAACAAGCtctttgtttattaatttttaaaatttttcataaaaataatcatttaaaaagtGTAAGTAAACGAACAACaatgacttattttaatttttttacctgtaagaataaaaaataagtaataaaaatttataacaacttACACACAACCTAGACTTTCTTGtacttattttaagttttgacATTTTAAGGGATCATGTTATTTTCTTACATTCATCGTCatagtttaaatttatgttCTCACTCTTaaacaaaagaattttttagatttattcTTACTCATTAAGTTGTGTAATTTCCATGTAttgaacatttaatttttatttttatttataatttcttatttgttcaataattagatttaaatttagtttaattttaaatattttggtaTTTTAAAAGTGTTAATGGCGGAGATAGAACTCATGTCCccttaaacaaataaattaaagatcGTTTTCTCTTTTAGATAAATTGAATCTTATTGGTTTTAAGCTAGAGTACTCCATCCTCTTTCCTTAGTGTTCTCGGACgtgaacaaattaaataatttttttccagatatCGTCCTTCATAGACAAACTTATTCAAAGTATTTGACATTCcacaacaaattatttttacattatacatatacatatgaACATTAAACGAATGGACATAATTACACAGTATACAGAGAAGATTGGAAATTCACAAAGCtcaaggttttttattttttaagctgAATAGTGGCAGAAAAAAATAAGCATCACACTAAAATCTGAATTCAGAAGGCAGTGAAAGAAAACATGCAATGCAAGCCCATTCAAATTGCAACACTATTAGGAATTCCCATGCCAGTTAGTCCAGCTTTGCTACTAGGAAAGAGTAATGTGTATGGCATGTTAACCGGTCCAACTCGGTTTTTGTGTTTCCCATCATTGTTCAATGCCATAATCCTCTCCTCAATTTCAACCAGCTTCTTTCCAAACTCATCAAAAGCTTCCAATGGCTCCACATCACAAGTCCAATTAGGAGTGTCCCTCTGTCCAAGATGCAACTCATCAGAAGAGTGCCTAGACAATATTTCAATGAGTGAAATGCCAATAAGGGTCTGCAACTGTGCAGTGATTGTCTTCAGAAAAACCTTATCAGGGTTGTTCACAAGTTCATCATATTCTGAAGTTCCTTCCTCAGGCATGAATCTTCGGCTTATGGTTGGACGGTTTGGGAGGAAACCTGCATAAGGGTATTGTCCAAAGTTGGTTGATGCATGCAGAGCTGAAGCAACCCATATGATGATAGTGCAAACTTCAATGAGGTCTTCACGAGTTTGCATCTTTGGCCACCAAGGCTCGTTCTTTTTGTCACCGTGACCCTCCTCTCTTAACTCCTTCCACCAGGATTGTAGTTCTGAATCTTTCTTAACTGTGTCATCTTCCTTGTAGTAGAAGGAGCAATAATCCTGAACCCATTTCTTTATGGCAAACCAAATCTCTAGCCCGTCTACAGCGTAAGGGTAATCTTCAATCAAGAGTCGAAGGCCATGTGGACAACCTGAATCTTTAACAGCCATTCCTCTGAAAGAAGCAACTATGTATCAGCTCATTAACATCAAGTATTTGGATTAGTTAACGTTATATGTTGGTTATCatgctttcaagtttcaaccatATATTTAGAACAAGCAATTATTAATATCTTGCAATGGTCTTGTGCCTGTGTGGTTTACCTTTGTTGGAAAATAATTAGCCAAATTAAAGGTTAAACTATTCAGTTAGCTTTTATATATAGTTGTCctcattttaagttttagtcTCGGcctatatgaaaaattaaaactggAAATTTTAGTCCTTACGTAATTTTTTGTAGCTGTTTATCATTGTCAGAAAAGTTTTTGTAGCGGTTTATATTGCTAAAGAATTTTCTATAAGATCAATGACAGAAACCAAAACTTAACTATTATGCACATGTAGGGATTAAAGCAAtactaaaacttaaaatgaaAACAACTATAGAGACTAAGTCGATAGTTTAACCAAAACTTAATAATAGTGTTCATTTGATACTTATATCTTGTAGGTTATCACTTAGTATCTAGTTCTTTGAGTGAACGTGTGGAACAATAAGCCTTTAGTGGAGCAATAAGCAGTAATTATATGTCATTATGCTTTCACGTTTCAACCATATATGTAGAACAACCCATAATTAATATCTAACAATGGTGTTGCTCATGTGTGGTTTACCTCTTGATAAGATCTGTGGGTAATGCTTGGTCAGGGAAAACCCAGTTCTTATAAATCACAGATGACATCTCCATGGAATACTTAGATGGAAAAACTGTGGCCTCTACAATGCCACCTCCGTTGATGAGGATTTGTCTTGCAAGTGCATTTATGTTCATGGTGTCACGAAAGTGTGGATGCAATAGCTTATAAATAGGGTGAAGCACGCTAAGCTGTCGGTTTGCAGCTATGACGAATGGCTCAATCACTGCATGAGTATTCAACCTGTGACAAATTGAAAGATATAAGAAATTTTGTTCAATGAAAGATTAACTAAGTTTACTGTGTTTGCCTCTTTGGTCATCATTGAGAAAGTTATTATACCAATGGCTAATAAGCTGATGATAGCCCGAGTCATTTACTGCTACATAAGCTTTAGCTAACTGCCAGATGGAATTTTCAACACCTTCTTCTGCAGGAGTGTAAACCTTACTAATGACACCATATTGATCTTCTTCAGGATGTGGCAAACTCAACTCAATGACCAATGGCTTTAAAGTCCCATCATTTTGCAAGAAAAGAATTGTCCTGCTTGCATAAGTCTTTGTAGAAGTGGAGTTTATCCTTCTCAAGTATGGTATCAGTGCATCATGGTGATCCAATATGAACAATTTCTTTTGTCTGATTGCCTATTTaaccaaatacaaaatcaatagtAAAAATCAtaccttcaaataaaaaaaaatgaattgactTTGATGACTACAAAAGCTCTAGCAAAattcacataaaaaattattatgaaatcaCAAAATATCATATCAAAGTTGAAAATTGCCTCATTTACGGTGAGCCCATCCATGTTGCTCTCAATGTGCTTTTTCCTTATTGTGCTGGTTTGATCGCCATAGACTTTAGAATCTAGCTTACTTTCTGGTGGGAATTCCTGCAATTTGTTTTGGACAATTGTGAGGGGGGAAAAATActttcaattatcaattaagtttaggaaaagaaaacttgataattataaaaaatatattctatttttgAGTTGAATTCAATTGATTCTAAAATATTATGGCTAAACTTGGACTTACTTTGAGGCAGCGAATAATAACTGGGTTTACACCAGCTAGCATCTCTCTAGCAAATTCTTCATCGGTTCTCCAAGCAGACTTATCCTCTGCTCCAAATCATTAAGAATGTCACTATCATGCATGAATAATTTAGGTTCTTCCGTGCAAGGGTAACAATACGTGTCCGTGTGAGTGGTAAAAGAATTATGTGAAAATACCTTTAATCACTTGAGGGACTGGAAACTTGAGGAACCTTTCACCATCAGTTCGGAGAATTTCTTTGAGCATCTCTGCAGGGATTTTATCCCTAATATTCTTTAGTATACTTTCAGGCACCTTAATTCCACCTTCATAGAGTTTAAACACATCTTCAAAGCTATCAAACTCTTCAGGGATGCTGTCGAATAGCGATTCCAGCTCAGGTTTGACAATTTGAGCTATGGATTTCAGTGCGTTAGCAAGAAAGTCTGACAATTTCAAGTGACCAAATTTTTCATCTCTTGGAACATAGATGTCCAAGCTCATGGCAAAATTCAATCTACTCTCACTATTAGCATCTGGTATAATAACAACAGAACAAAGAAACAACCCCACTTCAGAAATTTAAAACTGCAACAAAAGgactaaaattcatttttgcaaaatatttttaacaaaaatgaacTTGAATGAATACCAAAGCCACACAAAAAAAAGCTTAACCTGATTTTGTAGGTGGTCTACCAGTTCTTCCCCTTCGAGGATAGGGATATTCAATGGACCCTCCTAGAACTGGACGAGCATATTGTGCACCCTTATCAGGATCACCCAAATCGTTGTAGTATGCATAATCATAAACCCTATCCCACTCTTGCAAGGTCCC harbors:
- the LOC114407602 gene encoding DNA polymerase zeta catalytic subunit isoform X1 codes for the protein MSDSQSNSEIFSIRIVTIDYYMAPPIPDADICYSSFHGGKVNEVPVIRVYGPTPAGQKTCLHIHRALPYLYVPCSDIPLQLDSGDAFTYKVAASLEKALKLKGNAGSSRQHVHGCSLVRARKFYGYHSLEELFVKIYLYYPQDVSRAANLLLAGAVLDKSLQPYESHIPFILQFLVDYNLYGMGHLHLSKMKFRYPIPDTCKKLNTDDQHRKADSDAHACLESKLWMSSTISSEWMWSPPSKSGALSNDEAHCPKRQSICELEGDTSVDEILNQQFKMYSSLSQTCSDVNMVQSLVPIWEEQQKRNGVHEATMPSDPGKPLPEDVMKLLSVGLDFEKKFIELCSEAETSLFCTFSAKELRETDIIGSASPPASLCKNAKLHEEGTDANLEMLTMDEIPSSEMIGTLDIKAADKEAQNILKWLATSQAAEDINSDDELVYETILTPLLPAATIDKVLEEANIAYENESQKECQDILDSIDDMLELELPNEKPSHSLDHYCPIGASSSSMLPQVDGSNDDEFSSPRDSLAGTSSLVEINSEYTRASEHHVLPNTDTSTLIKDKRNKQWGSLPFSSIDKANNDGEHATLLVTHPFESETGDSAHSNYLNRNEVRNGACFIRNKGRDASDSKEVHKLVNCSLRDLMRRKRSYRVEQADCESGTTKKLLLDRHEEQNACLWQKQLDLKTMQTDEEEMEHQKNCECEVSNHANLVHGKMPLPAGSDCLLQATSRPKDEYFGQHEIEGLEASSVLRNCTNGESALMHGGPGLQKPEKLYLINSIDPSMVCRGENLKVGTTFTKPVASDACTQNPLLDTRSRTASVHTVRASERTPQTDTSASSSVQSSFIDDKVSDKFMDQSSHGSRSFVQHDQMTFCENSVEKNAASDVQVLLSEKVDTQKLGENLLHETIKLTEITTGKNPLADKTLEGTLTLPTTSNTHFHLDEDSSDEMPGDVLDDFLPISARDSQKGMETCNEYVTVKTLTSNGTKSVSTHYQNDGSHLYLLTPNILPPSVGTVHRWLLCNKRGNIPDHTHQETDAEDKDVPKCASETEPPLRPKLYQDSDTENKPPCNGEGQTERVKACLDDSQDISQISDPDRKSSFTPLSQIGFRDPASVGCGQQLTLLSIEILAECRGDLLPDPQFDAINIVALGFQNDGDSIVEVLVLLHSKYVPCQRSFDGLFGCKILVFTDEKLLLKEFIKIVSSSDPDILMGWDIQGSSLGFLAERASHLGLGLLNNVSRTPSESLIASEDSKTYEKDILELDIHDTPSRDCCVPENSIIEDEWGRTHASGVHIGGRIVLNAWRLIRGEVKLNLYSVEAVAESVLRRKIPSFHHKVLTKWFSSGPGRARYRCIKYVIERAKLNLEIINQLDMVNRTSELARVFGIEFFSVLSRGSQYRVESMFLRLAHTQNYLAISPGKQQVASQPAMECLPLVMEPESGFYSDPVVVLDFQSLYPSMIIAYNLCFCTCLGKVVASKANTLGVSSFSPEQHVLQDLKDQILLTPNGVMFVPSKVRRGILPRLLEEILTTRIMVKQAIKKLAPPEKVLQRIFNARQLALKLIANVTYGYTAAGFSGRMPCAELADSIVQCGRSTLEKAISFVNLHEKWNAKVIYGDTDSMFVLLRGCTVKESFQIGSEIASAITAMNPSPVTLKMEKVYHPCFLLTKKRYVGYSYESPDQIEPVFDAKGIETVRRDTCGAVAKIMEQSLRLFFEHQNLLEVKTYLHRQWKRILSGRICLKDFIFAKEVRLGTYSARISSLPPAAIVATKAMTVDPRAEPRYAERIPYVVIHGEPGARLVDMVVDPLEVLAIDSPFRINDLYYINKQIVPALQRVFGLVGADLNHWFSEMPRPTREASAKHTLTTNFHQTRIDYYYLSKHCVLCDRLVQASARLCNQCSENEVAAATAVISKTSKLEQEMQHLVAVCHHCGGGDRLLENGVKCTSISCLVFYERRKVQKELLAATHVAADKDLYPRCTVEWF